Proteins co-encoded in one Streptomyces roseochromogenus subsp. oscitans DS 12.976 genomic window:
- a CDS encoding class I SAM-dependent methyltransferase has product MTADGTPGAPADARTGTPDHTAVRCALWRAMHVRADPPPQVLEDEIGLRIADPGPDWRARPDMDPRATRGFRAAVVARARFIEDLVTEQAGRGVDQYVLLGAGLDTFAQRAPRAASRLRVFEVDQPGPQEWKRRRLTALGYGVPDWLHLVPVDFEASGGTWREQLTAAGFDPGRPAVVASSGVTMYLTEEATAATLRQIAQLAPGSTLAMTFLLPEDLVAEADRPGLRTSTAGARSAGTPFRSFYTPAEMLSLAREAGFAQARHVPGTALAERYFTGRTDGLRPSTGEDLLLATT; this is encoded by the coding sequence GTGACGGCCGACGGCACCCCCGGCGCACCGGCGGACGCACGGACCGGGACCCCGGACCACACCGCCGTGCGCTGCGCCCTGTGGCGGGCGATGCATGTCCGGGCCGACCCGCCCCCGCAGGTGCTGGAGGACGAGATCGGCCTGCGCATCGCGGACCCCGGCCCCGACTGGCGTGCGCGCCCCGACATGGACCCGCGGGCCACCCGCGGGTTCCGCGCGGCCGTCGTCGCCCGCGCCCGGTTCATCGAGGACCTGGTCACGGAGCAGGCCGGCCGGGGTGTCGACCAGTACGTCCTGCTGGGCGCCGGTCTCGACACCTTCGCCCAGCGCGCCCCGCGGGCCGCGTCCCGGCTGCGCGTCTTCGAGGTCGACCAGCCGGGCCCGCAGGAATGGAAGCGCCGGCGTCTCACCGCTCTCGGCTACGGCGTCCCCGACTGGCTGCACCTGGTGCCGGTCGACTTCGAGGCGAGCGGCGGCACCTGGCGGGAGCAGCTGACCGCGGCCGGATTCGACCCCGGCCGGCCGGCGGTCGTCGCCTCCAGCGGCGTCACCATGTACCTCACCGAGGAGGCCACCGCCGCGACCCTGCGCCAGATCGCCCAGCTGGCCCCCGGCTCGACCCTCGCCATGACCTTCCTGCTGCCGGAAGACCTCGTGGCTGAGGCCGACCGCCCGGGCCTGCGTACCAGCACCGCCGGGGCGCGCAGCGCGGGCACGCCGTTCCGCAGCTTCTACACCCCCGCGGAGATGCTGAGCCTGGCCCGCGAGGCGGGCTTCGCGCAGGCCCGGCATGTGCCGGGCACCGCACTCGCCGAGCGGTACTTCACCGGCCGCACCGACGGCCTGCGCCCGTCGACCGGGGAGGACCTGCTGCTGGCCACCACGTGA
- a CDS encoding VOC family protein, translated as MATEGIEAVFLETHNWGRAAKFFQALGYDLEFATDHNSGQLRNGDGPYVFIAEIPEDREPQTQIVLKVPDADAFRADPAVEVVTPFEDTHFGTRLMTVRDPDGRLWSLQAPRKEQP; from the coding sequence ATGGCGACCGAAGGCATCGAGGCCGTGTTCCTGGAGACGCACAACTGGGGCAGGGCGGCAAAGTTCTTCCAGGCGCTGGGCTACGACCTGGAGTTCGCGACCGACCACAACTCCGGGCAGCTCCGCAACGGCGACGGACCGTATGTGTTCATCGCCGAGATCCCCGAGGACCGCGAGCCGCAGACGCAGATCGTGCTGAAGGTGCCGGACGCGGACGCGTTCCGCGCCGATCCCGCCGTCGAGGTGGTCACGCCGTTCGAGGACACCCACTTCGGCACCCGCCTGATGACCGTCCGCGACCCCGACGGACGCCTGTGGAGCCTCCAGGCCCCGCGGAAGGAACAGCCGTGA
- a CDS encoding phosphatidylinositol-specific phospholipase C domain-containing protein: protein MGAVRRVAALLGAAALLMAGPGNAHAAAPRFSETTAIGTHNAYEKAKYTYFAQALDSGASLLELDVYVDSISHRWRVSHSNPFGNDNNCEAAKTPGELYSKDRDQDLGSCLDNMAAWNQLHPGHPPIVIKVEMKVGFNNNAGMGPDEFDTLVSQKLGGSVYKPAELLGGTYSTLDAAAKANAWPSRDSLKGKFVFEMIPGTVEMANPFDHYWTDQEYGDHLRDLYAAGNISQAEAFPAVLGAAGGDPRATRWASDTSIRPWFVFFDGDAATYVNIGYDTSFYSTNHYLSIMTDAYNVSPAISSTNPTDAEVAARLALLAKDHASIITSDWSAKSASVLSSTAARS, encoded by the coding sequence ATGGGCGCAGTGAGACGGGTGGCGGCACTCCTGGGAGCGGCCGCTCTGCTGATGGCGGGGCCGGGCAACGCGCACGCGGCGGCGCCCAGGTTCTCCGAGACGACGGCGATCGGCACGCACAACGCGTACGAGAAGGCCAAGTACACGTACTTCGCACAGGCGCTGGACTCCGGCGCCTCACTGCTGGAGCTGGACGTGTACGTGGACAGCATCAGTCACCGCTGGCGGGTCAGCCACAGCAATCCGTTCGGCAACGACAACAACTGCGAGGCCGCGAAGACCCCGGGCGAGCTGTACAGCAAGGACCGCGACCAGGACCTCGGCAGCTGCCTGGACAACATGGCCGCCTGGAACCAGCTCCACCCCGGCCACCCGCCGATCGTCATCAAGGTCGAGATGAAGGTCGGCTTCAACAACAACGCCGGCATGGGACCGGACGAGTTCGACACGCTCGTGTCCCAGAAGCTCGGCGGCAGCGTCTACAAGCCGGCCGAGCTGCTGGGCGGCACCTACAGCACGCTCGACGCTGCGGCGAAGGCGAACGCCTGGCCGAGCCGCGACTCCCTCAAGGGCAAGTTCGTCTTCGAGATGATCCCCGGCACGGTCGAGATGGCCAATCCCTTCGACCACTACTGGACGGACCAGGAGTACGGCGACCATCTGCGCGACCTGTACGCGGCCGGGAACATCTCCCAGGCCGAGGCCTTCCCCGCGGTGCTGGGCGCGGCGGGCGGAGACCCGCGGGCCACCCGCTGGGCCTCCGACACCTCGATCCGGCCCTGGTTCGTGTTCTTCGACGGTGACGCGGCCACCTATGTGAACATAGGCTACGACACCTCGTTCTACTCCACGAACCACTACCTCTCGATCATGACCGACGCCTACAACGTGTCCCCGGCCATCTCCTCCACGAATCCGACGGACGCCGAGGTCGCCGCCCGGCTGGCGCTGCTGGCCAAGGACCACGCGAGCATCATCACCTCGGACTGGTCGGCGAAGTCCGCGTCGGTACTCAGTTCGACGGCCGCCCGGAGCTGA
- a CDS encoding glycoside hydrolase family 25 protein — MLRGIDVSAYQSSSYDTSGLSFAFIKATEGHSYVNSHAGAQAKTARDAGLVVGFYHFLWPGDLTVQAEYFVAKAPSRTGDILAVDWETTGDGTHASNSEKDAFLRKVKQLRPHHRVVLYTNRDFWLTVDTTSYAGDGLWIADYVTAGKPRIKAKWLFHQYTSEPHDKDVANFASEAALKGWADGA; from the coding sequence ATGCTCCGCGGCATCGACGTCAGCGCGTACCAGTCGTCCTCCTACGACACGAGTGGCCTCTCCTTCGCCTTCATCAAGGCGACGGAGGGCCATTCGTACGTCAACTCCCATGCCGGCGCCCAGGCGAAGACCGCCCGTGACGCCGGCCTGGTCGTGGGCTTCTATCACTTCCTGTGGCCCGGCGACCTCACCGTCCAGGCCGAGTACTTCGTGGCCAAGGCCCCGTCGAGGACGGGCGACATCCTCGCCGTCGACTGGGAGACCACCGGCGACGGCACCCACGCGAGCAACTCGGAGAAGGACGCCTTCCTCCGGAAAGTGAAGCAGCTACGGCCGCACCACCGGGTCGTGCTCTACACGAACAGGGACTTCTGGTTGACGGTCGACACGACGTCCTATGCGGGCGACGGCCTCTGGATCGCCGACTACGTCACCGCGGGCAAGCCCCGCATCAAGGCGAAGTGGCTCTTCCACCAGTACACCAGCGAGCCCCACGACAAGGACGTGGCCAACTTCGCGAGCGAGGCGGCGCTGAAGGGCTGGGCCGACGGCGCATGA
- a CDS encoding NADPH-dependent F420 reductase gives MKIGIIGAGNIGGNLTRRLTALGHDVSVANSRGPETLRQLAEETGATAVRAEDAAKGAQVVVVTVPVKAVPHLPSGLLDGAAEGVAVIDTGNYYPGRDGRIAGIEDEGVTESRWTERHLGHPVIKVFNGTYAQDILDRPRPAGDPERLAVPVAGDDEQAKRTVRALVGELGFDTVDAGGLDDSWRQQPGTPVYGLRAGVEGVRKALAEASPERPEDFRG, from the coding sequence ATGAAGATCGGCATCATCGGCGCGGGCAACATCGGCGGCAACCTCACCCGGCGGCTCACCGCCCTCGGCCATGACGTCTCCGTGGCCAACTCCCGCGGCCCCGAGACGCTCAGGCAACTCGCCGAGGAGACCGGTGCGACCGCGGTCCGGGCCGAGGACGCGGCCAAGGGCGCCCAGGTCGTCGTCGTCACCGTCCCCGTCAAAGCGGTCCCGCACCTCCCCTCCGGCCTGCTGGACGGCGCCGCCGAGGGTGTGGCGGTGATCGACACCGGCAACTACTACCCGGGGCGCGACGGCCGGATCGCGGGCATCGAGGACGAGGGCGTCACCGAGAGCCGCTGGACCGAGCGCCACCTCGGCCACCCGGTGATCAAGGTGTTCAACGGCACCTACGCCCAGGACATCCTGGACCGCCCCCGCCCCGCGGGCGACCCCGAGCGCCTCGCCGTCCCGGTCGCCGGCGACGACGAGCAGGCCAAGCGGACCGTCCGCGCCCTCGTCGGCGAACTCGGTTTCGACACGGTCGACGCGGGCGGCCTCGACGACTCCTGGCGCCAGCAGCCCGGTACCCCGGTCTACGGCCTGCGCGCAGGTGTGGAAGGAGTGAGGAAGGCTCTTGCCGAGGCCTCCCCGGAACGCCCCGAGGACTTCCGGGGCTGA
- a CDS encoding EF-hand domain-containing protein, with translation MADIEEARKQFDRIDANGDGFITAAEFKSALAQEGDWNVTETVAQSIINQRDLNGDKVLSFDEFWDYLNK, from the coding sequence GTGGCGGACATCGAGGAAGCACGCAAGCAGTTCGACCGGATCGACGCGAACGGTGACGGGTTCATCACCGCTGCCGAGTTCAAGTCCGCTCTGGCTCAGGAAGGTGACTGGAACGTCACCGAGACGGTGGCGCAGTCCATCATCAACCAGCGCGACCTCAACGGCGACAAGGTCCTGTCGTTCGACGAGTTCTGGGACTACCTGAACAAGTGA
- a CDS encoding MerR family transcriptional regulator, producing MTEDGTGLLTIGALARATGLTVRTIRYWSDEGVLTPVARSSGGYRLYDSAAAARLELIRTLRELGLGLDDVRKVLAGERTVAEVAATHVAALDTQIRALKTTRAVLSTVARRGSSAEETALMNKLARLSAAERQRIVDDFVEEIFHGLDTADPWIRERTRSIGVQLPDDPTPEQVDAWVELAELLQNRDFRAVMRRMIEFNAADRTPDTPAGASAMFFKRLVELVAAARERGVTPQSPEADAVLTELLGADADRAAVLRRINLGNEVVRYRELASVIKGEGEPQRFQEEFAWVVAALKAWPGR from the coding sequence ATGACCGAAGACGGCACCGGACTTCTCACCATCGGCGCGCTGGCCCGGGCCACCGGACTGACCGTGCGCACCATCCGCTACTGGTCCGACGAAGGCGTCCTCACCCCGGTCGCCCGCTCGTCCGGCGGCTACCGGCTCTACGACAGCGCAGCCGCCGCCCGCCTGGAGCTGATCCGTACCCTGCGCGAGCTGGGACTCGGCCTGGACGACGTACGGAAGGTGCTGGCCGGGGAGCGGACCGTCGCCGAGGTCGCGGCCACCCATGTCGCGGCCCTGGACACGCAGATCCGGGCGCTGAAGACGACCCGTGCGGTGCTGTCGACGGTCGCCCGACGAGGTTCCAGCGCAGAGGAGACGGCACTCATGAACAAACTGGCGCGGCTGTCGGCCGCGGAGCGGCAGCGGATCGTGGACGACTTCGTGGAGGAGATCTTCCACGGGCTGGACACGGCCGACCCCTGGATCCGGGAGCGCACCCGCAGCATCGGCGTGCAGCTGCCGGACGACCCGACGCCGGAGCAGGTCGACGCCTGGGTGGAACTGGCGGAACTGCTGCAGAACCGGGACTTCCGGGCCGTGATGCGCCGGATGATCGAGTTCAACGCCGCCGACCGCACCCCGGACACCCCGGCCGGCGCCTCGGCGATGTTCTTCAAGCGGCTGGTCGAGCTGGTCGCCGCCGCCAGGGAACGCGGAGTCACCCCGCAGTCACCCGAGGCCGACGCCGTCCTCACCGAACTGCTCGGCGCGGACGCCGACCGCGCGGCCGTGCTCCGCCGGATCAACCTTGGCAACGAGGTCGTCCGCTACCGGGAGTTGGCGTCCGTGATCAAGGGCGAGGGGGAGCCGCAGAGGTTCCAGGAGGAGTTCGCCTGGGTGGTCGCCGCGCTGAAGGCCTGGCCGGGCCGTTAA
- a CDS encoding YncE family protein, with protein sequence MRTKKAARLLAAGAALTALTLLSACTSGSQHHADNTRDSKAPAQVGNGRRQMDMLPGMPPVEDSKDLYSADRPGQLSPVVKDFPNRVYVPNTNSNTVSVIDPETYKVIDTYPVGRQPQHVVPSWDLKTLWVNNDLGNSLTPIDPSTGKAGKPVAVHDPYNLYFTPDGKYAVVMASMDRQLVFRDAHTMRVVKTVPVRCYGVNHADFSPDGRYFIVSCEFSGELLKVDTAQMKVIGQQRLPYRGAMPQDVKISPDGKLFYIADMVANGLWILDGNNFTRPRFLYTGKGAHGLYISRDSREMYVSNRGEGSISVFDFTQNRLTKKWHLPGGGSPDMGGVSVDGKVLWLSGRYNSEVYALDTRTGRELARIKVGSGPHGLAVYPQPGRYSLGHTGIFR encoded by the coding sequence ATGAGAACGAAGAAAGCCGCCCGCCTGCTGGCCGCCGGCGCCGCCCTCACCGCACTGACGCTGCTGTCCGCGTGCACTTCGGGATCTCAGCACCACGCGGACAACACCAGGGACAGCAAAGCGCCGGCCCAGGTGGGGAACGGCAGGCGGCAGATGGACATGCTGCCAGGGATGCCGCCGGTCGAGGACTCCAAGGACCTCTACTCCGCCGACCGCCCGGGCCAACTGTCGCCGGTCGTCAAGGACTTCCCGAACCGGGTGTACGTCCCCAACACCAACTCCAACACCGTCAGTGTCATCGACCCGGAGACCTACAAGGTCATCGACACGTACCCGGTCGGCCGCCAGCCCCAGCACGTGGTGCCGTCCTGGGACCTGAAGACCCTCTGGGTCAACAACGACCTCGGCAACAGCCTCACCCCCATCGACCCGAGCACCGGCAAGGCCGGCAAGCCGGTCGCCGTGCACGACCCGTACAACCTGTACTTCACGCCCGACGGCAAGTACGCCGTCGTCATGGCCTCCATGGACCGCCAGCTGGTCTTCCGTGACGCGCACACCATGAGGGTCGTCAAGACCGTCCCGGTCCGCTGCTACGGCGTCAACCATGCCGACTTCTCCCCGGACGGCCGCTACTTCATCGTCTCCTGCGAGTTCAGCGGCGAGCTGCTCAAGGTCGACACCGCGCAGATGAAGGTCATCGGCCAGCAGCGGCTGCCGTACCGCGGGGCGATGCCGCAGGACGTCAAGATCTCCCCGGACGGCAAGCTGTTCTACATCGCCGACATGGTCGCCAACGGCCTGTGGATCCTCGACGGCAACAATTTCACCCGGCCCCGTTTCCTGTACACCGGCAAGGGCGCCCACGGCCTCTACATCAGCCGTGACTCCCGCGAGATGTACGTCTCCAACCGGGGCGAGGGCTCCATCTCCGTCTTCGACTTCACGCAGAACCGGCTCACCAAGAAGTGGCACCTGCCCGGCGGCGGCAGCCCCGACATGGGCGGCGTCTCCGTCGACGGCAAGGTCCTGTGGCTGTCCGGCCGCTACAACTCCGAGGTGTACGCCCTCGACACCCGGACGGGCAGGGAGCTGGCCCGAATCAAGGTCGGCAGCGGCCCGCACGGACTCGCGGTCTACCCGCAGCCGGGCCGCTACTCGCTCGGGCACACGGGCATCTTCCGCTGA
- a CDS encoding polysaccharide deacetylase family protein has translation LLSTAEQRGAKLTVLAVGTWLDEHPDIARRILDGGHDLGNHTQRHISVNTMAEADARKEITDCADRLKRLTGSIGTWFRPSRSPTASPLVARLARAAGYPHVLSYDVDSLDYTRPGAAAVTHKVLAEVRSGSVVSMHFGYPDTVAALPDLLHELDRRGLRAVTTTELLS, from the coding sequence CGCTGCTGAGCACGGCCGAGCAGCGCGGCGCCAAGCTCACCGTGCTCGCCGTCGGCACCTGGCTGGACGAACACCCCGACATCGCCCGCCGGATCCTCGACGGCGGCCACGACCTCGGCAACCACACCCAGCGGCACATCTCCGTCAACACCATGGCCGAGGCGGACGCCCGCAAGGAGATCACCGACTGCGCGGACCGGCTGAAGCGGCTCACCGGATCCATCGGCACCTGGTTCCGGCCCTCCCGTTCGCCGACCGCGTCCCCGCTGGTCGCCCGGCTCGCCCGCGCCGCCGGCTACCCGCACGTGCTGTCGTACGACGTCGACTCGCTCGACTACACCCGCCCCGGCGCCGCCGCCGTCACCCACAAGGTTCTCGCCGAGGTGCGCAGCGGCTCGGTGGTGAGCATGCACTTCGGGTACCCGGACACCGTCGCCGCCCTGCCCGATCTCCTCCACGAACTCGACCGCCGCGGACTGCGCGCGGTCACCACCACGGAGCTGCTGAGCTGA
- a CDS encoding ATP-binding protein: MAGLEGIEQPRGHSRAAAARWSPGVEDEQALKALELFGNPTEAEVPLPSRPESAATARRLAQVVVLRTWRLTPKLAEDAVLLVSELVGNAVRHTGARVFGLRMRRRPGWIRVEVRDPSRGLPCLMPVQEMDISGRGLFLVDRLSDRWGVDLLPRGKTTWFEMRVADR; the protein is encoded by the coding sequence ATGGCGGGGCTGGAGGGCATCGAACAGCCGCGGGGACACAGTCGTGCGGCCGCGGCACGCTGGTCGCCCGGGGTCGAGGACGAACAGGCGCTCAAGGCGCTCGAACTGTTCGGCAACCCGACGGAGGCAGAGGTGCCGCTGCCGTCCCGCCCGGAGTCCGCGGCCACCGCCCGCCGGCTGGCCCAGGTCGTCGTCCTGCGCACCTGGCGGCTCACCCCCAAGCTGGCCGAAGACGCGGTCTTACTCGTGTCCGAACTCGTCGGCAACGCCGTACGGCACACCGGCGCCCGGGTCTTCGGCCTGCGGATGCGCCGCCGCCCCGGCTGGATCCGGGTGGAGGTCCGCGACCCCTCGCGCGGCCTGCCCTGTCTGATGCCGGTTCAGGAGATGGACATCAGCGGCCGCGGCCTCTTCCTCGTGGACAGACTCTCCGACCGCTGGGGCGTGGACCTGCTGCCCCGCGGCAAGACCACCTGGTTCGAGATGCGGGTGGCCGACCGGTAG
- a CDS encoding enoyl-CoA hydratase/isomerase family protein: MTVSLEVAEGVGTLRLDRPPMNALDVATQDRLKELAEEATRRDDVRAVVIYGGERVFAAGADIKEMQDMDHTAMVLRSRALQDSFTAVARIPKPVVAAITGYALGGGCELALCADYRIAADNAKLGQPEILLGLIPGAGGTQRLPRLIGPSKAKDLIFTGRQVKADEALAIGLVDRVVPAAEVYEQAHAWAAKLAQGPAIALRAAKESVDAGLETDIDTGLAVERNWFAGLFATEDRERGMRSFVEEGPGKAKFL; encoded by the coding sequence ATGACCGTCTCTCTCGAAGTCGCCGAAGGCGTCGGAACCCTGCGTCTCGACCGGCCGCCGATGAACGCGCTGGACGTCGCCACCCAGGACCGGCTGAAGGAACTCGCCGAGGAGGCCACGCGCCGCGACGACGTGCGCGCCGTGGTGATCTACGGCGGTGAGCGGGTGTTCGCGGCCGGCGCGGACATCAAGGAAATGCAGGACATGGACCACACCGCGATGGTCCTGCGCTCCCGCGCCCTGCAGGACTCCTTCACCGCCGTGGCCCGCATCCCCAAACCCGTCGTCGCCGCCATCACCGGCTATGCCCTCGGCGGCGGCTGCGAACTGGCCCTGTGCGCCGACTACCGCATCGCCGCCGACAACGCCAAGCTCGGCCAGCCCGAGATCCTGCTCGGCCTGATCCCGGGCGCCGGCGGCACCCAGCGGCTGCCCCGGCTGATCGGCCCGTCCAAGGCCAAGGACCTCATCTTCACGGGCCGTCAGGTCAAGGCGGACGAGGCCCTCGCGATCGGTCTGGTGGACCGGGTCGTACCGGCCGCCGAGGTGTACGAGCAGGCGCACGCCTGGGCCGCGAAGCTCGCCCAGGGCCCGGCGATCGCCCTGCGGGCGGCGAAGGAGTCGGTCGACGCCGGTCTGGAGACCGACATCGACACCGGTCTCGCCGTCGAACGGAACTGGTTCGCGGGCCTGTTCGCCACCGAGGACCGCGAGCGCGGCATGCGCAGCTTCGTGGAGGAGGGCCCGGGCAAGGCCAAGTTCCTCTGA
- a CDS encoding L,D-transpeptidase family protein: protein MNVRPIPGASAAGRRGRKGLALIAGALVLSLAACGGGGGKGDGKGKDGGTQQAAQQSAAAVTITPKSGATGVDTSGALKVDVTQGKLTEVTVKDAKGATVDGSITGGGASWTPSAHLAAATKYTVHAVAKDSQGREAAEDSTFTTLTPKNTFLGYFTPEDGSTVGVGMPFSVNFTRGITNPQAVEKSIRITTQPAVDVEGHWFGNDRLDFRPEKYWKEGTKVTVDLDLDGVEGRDGVYGEQHKTVKFTIGRNQVSVVDAKKHTMQVTQDGKVIKTLPVTTGKPGYDTWNGQMVISEKLTVTRMNGETVGYGGEYDIKDVPHAMRLTTSGTFLHGNYWGGDAFGNYNASHGCVGLSDVRGGYDTSTPAAWMFDHSIIGDVVIVKNAHDGTVGPDNGLNGWNMSWADWTK, encoded by the coding sequence TTGAACGTGCGGCCTATACCGGGGGCGTCGGCGGCGGGGCGACGGGGTCGTAAGGGACTGGCGCTCATAGCCGGCGCTCTGGTGCTGTCGCTCGCCGCCTGCGGCGGGGGCGGCGGCAAGGGTGACGGGAAGGGCAAGGACGGCGGCACCCAGCAGGCCGCGCAGCAGTCCGCCGCCGCTGTCACCATCACGCCCAAGTCCGGTGCCACCGGCGTCGACACCAGCGGCGCGCTGAAGGTGGACGTCACCCAGGGCAAGCTGACCGAGGTCACCGTCAAGGACGCCAAGGGCGCGACGGTCGACGGCAGCATCACCGGCGGCGGCGCGTCCTGGACGCCGTCGGCCCATCTGGCCGCCGCCACCAAGTACACGGTGCACGCGGTCGCCAAGGACTCCCAGGGCCGCGAGGCCGCCGAGGACTCCACGTTCACCACCTTGACCCCGAAGAACACCTTCCTCGGCTACTTCACCCCCGAGGACGGCTCCACCGTCGGTGTCGGCATGCCGTTCTCCGTCAACTTCACCCGGGGCATCACGAACCCGCAGGCCGTCGAGAAGTCCATCAGGATCACGACGCAGCCCGCCGTCGACGTCGAGGGCCACTGGTTCGGCAACGACCGCCTGGACTTCCGCCCCGAGAAGTACTGGAAGGAAGGCACCAAGGTCACCGTCGACCTCGATCTCGACGGGGTCGAGGGCCGCGACGGCGTCTACGGCGAGCAGCACAAGACCGTGAAGTTCACCATCGGCCGCAACCAGGTCTCCGTCGTGGACGCCAAGAAGCACACGATGCAGGTCACCCAGGACGGCAAGGTCATCAAGACCCTTCCGGTCACCACCGGCAAGCCCGGCTACGACACCTGGAACGGCCAGATGGTCATCAGCGAGAAGCTCACGGTCACCCGGATGAACGGCGAGACCGTAGGCTACGGCGGCGAGTACGACATCAAGGACGTCCCGCACGCCATGCGCCTGACCACTTCCGGCACCTTCCTGCACGGCAACTACTGGGGCGGAGACGCCTTCGGCAACTACAACGCCAGCCACGGCTGCGTCGGCCTGAGCGACGTGCGCGGCGGCTATGACACGTCGACCCCGGCCGCCTGGATGTTCGACCACTCGATCATCGGCGACGTGGTGATCGTGAAGAACGCGCACGACGGCACGGTGGGCCCGGACAACGGCCTCAACGGCTGGAACATGTCCTGGGCGGACTGGACGAAGTAG
- a CDS encoding L,D-transpeptidase has product MRHVEGRARRAGAVLAAVLTWTALLAGCSGPLGPDGEPGAPAASRNVIHVTPADGSKAVRPGRRLRVRVPEGRLEKVTVVKSQDAQDSAVPGYISADGRTWRPDEDRLGLAAQYTVDVVAQDAEGRESARHTTFTTLVPDERFIGYVTPENRAVVGTGMIVSLAFNREITDRAAVARAVRVSAQPPVEIRPHWFGRTRLDFRPEQYWKPGTEVTVDLNLRDVQGAPGVYGLQDKTFAFTVGRSQVSLVDAASHTMQVRRDGRLLATVPITAGAPRNPTYNGKMVVMDMLDVTRMNSRTVGFGGEYDIPDVPHAMKLTDSGTFLHGNYWSPDAPGRVNVSHGCVGLRDVRGGSSDTPAGWFFDRSLIGDVIEVVNSDEKTVAPDNGLGGWNMTWQEWTANPAAE; this is encoded by the coding sequence GTGAGGCACGTAGAAGGACGCGCACGGCGCGCGGGAGCCGTGCTGGCGGCCGTACTGACCTGGACGGCCCTGCTCGCGGGGTGTTCCGGCCCGCTCGGCCCGGACGGGGAGCCCGGCGCACCCGCGGCATCCCGGAACGTCATCCACGTCACCCCCGCCGACGGCAGCAAGGCCGTCCGCCCCGGCCGGCGGCTGCGGGTCCGGGTGCCCGAGGGGCGGCTGGAGAAGGTGACCGTCGTGAAGTCGCAGGACGCCCAGGACTCCGCGGTCCCCGGGTACATCAGCGCCGACGGCAGGACCTGGCGGCCCGACGAGGACCGGCTGGGGCTCGCCGCCCAGTACACCGTCGACGTGGTCGCCCAGGACGCGGAGGGCCGCGAGTCCGCCCGGCACACCACCTTCACCACGCTCGTGCCCGACGAGCGGTTCATCGGCTACGTCACCCCCGAGAACCGCGCCGTCGTCGGTACCGGCATGATCGTCTCGCTCGCCTTCAACCGGGAGATCACCGACCGCGCCGCCGTCGCCCGTGCCGTCCGGGTCAGCGCACAGCCCCCCGTCGAGATCCGCCCGCACTGGTTCGGCAGGACCCGGCTGGACTTCCGCCCCGAGCAGTACTGGAAACCCGGTACCGAGGTCACCGTGGACCTGAACCTGCGCGACGTCCAGGGGGCGCCCGGCGTCTACGGGCTGCAGGACAAGACCTTCGCGTTCACCGTCGGCCGCAGCCAGGTCTCGCTGGTGGACGCGGCCAGCCACACCATGCAGGTACGCCGCGACGGCCGGCTGCTCGCCACCGTGCCGATCACCGCGGGCGCCCCGAGGAACCCCACGTACAACGGCAAGATGGTGGTGATGGACATGCTGGACGTCACCCGTATGAACAGCCGCACGGTCGGTTTCGGCGGCGAGTACGACATCCCCGACGTCCCGCACGCGATGAAGCTCACCGACTCCGGCACCTTCCTGCACGGCAACTACTGGTCGCCGGACGCCCCCGGGCGCGTCAACGTCAGCCACGGCTGCGTGGGCCTCCGGGACGTCCGGGGCGGCAGTTCGGACACCCCCGCGGGCTGGTTCTTCGACCGCAGCCTCATCGGTGACGTCATCGAGGTCGTCAACAGCGACGAGAAGACCGTCGCCCCCGACAACGGCCTGGGCGGCTGGAACATGACGTGGCAGGAGTGGACGGCGAACCCGGCGGCCGAGTGA